gagagagagagagattgcgTAGAGCGCCGAGACTGGACGGCTTTAGAGAGAGAAAAAGTGACTGTACATATCAGTACTATATTCAAGTTTagttttttctctttcttttttgcaTTATCATAGAAAGTTATTTTCTGATCaagtttttgaaattttaattttatatggtGATTGTGTAAACTATTTGTATACAATTAATCACTGATCAGCTGCAAGAAAGTGTTCTTGCTATATACAAgtaaaaattgtagaaaaatgtAAATACTTTATTATAATTTGCTAAATTAAAATTATGAACATGTAGGATTTAAATTGTTTTGACCGGATGGCTTCaatttaaaaggttaaaaattgAGCATTAGAGGTTGCTTTGAAAATCAAACTAATCCTCTAACTTTGAACAATAGTCATTCTCATCCTCCTATCCTATGTAATGTCTATTttattcttgatatttttgtatgCGCTTTATCGATAATTTAAATGATATTATATCTTCATTTAAGTTTATTGATAATATAAATAGAATAAtcatattataaatttattacAAAATTCATCGCtattttttatgattattatttaatatacatatattaagtatataatgtatatatgtgtgtgagagagagggagaatttaagttttattttttctcttgttCTCCATTGTGTATATAGAATCTTGAGTTGTAATTATATTAATAGaattttttctaaattataaaataaaattcatgTAAAGTATAAATAAATAACTTTTAGAACTTTTTTTATAAAATCTATctctatttttacccttttttatTACATGTATTGCATAATTTATAAAGTTGTGACTTTCTTTTATTCTCAATTTTGTAAATAGATTGAGTTTTGATactattaataaaattattgatatggaaaaattatttattgtaattctgtttatttttctcattttctcattATTGAATATCGTTAACTTACATGCTTAATTATTATCTTTCACTCTTTTTtgtttcaaaaataatattttttttaactatAGGTAAGTCTGTAACATAggttaaaacaaaaaatataaaaaaagaagacaaaagttATAGAGGGTAAAACATGTATTTTAAAAAGTCAACTTTAATATGAGGATGAGAATGACTATTGCTCACAGTTGGAGGATGAGtttgattttaaaagcaaatttgggaatgtaaataatttttacttGTGATAAATGATAATATTTGATAAGCTTTTTCATATCTTCAGATACAACCTATAAAGGTTTCCCCATTTTTTGTACACTAGTCTTAGGGTACACGCGTTGTGCGCGTATCCCAATATTAATGAGCACTAagattttctaaaataatacataaatgttaaaaatatatacttgaattataaaataaaaatgaaaaaaaatgtgtaAGTTTGTGAAAGTGAAGAATGTTGATCATATTCAGTTAAATGGATAAAAATCTTGTGTGTCTCTCTAGTACAAATATTTTCTTTGTCATGAAACTAGAAACtcatatttattaattatctttaaaatagtctgatttacaagtggtaattgaaaaatagtcacagtttcaaaagtaatcaaaatttagtcacttttcatgtaaagataaatctgaatgaaaacactgttcaaaatccggaaaatattccaacataatatactagagttcgaattttttacatgtgaatttccatcataatatattggagttctagcataatatactggtccaacataatatacaggaagttcatacacatgtgctccaatctccaatatattatgctgaaactctTCACGTGCttgagttccagtataatatgctgaaagttcatacacgGGTGtatcaatctccagtatattatgttggaacttttcgtgttgcagcaaatagtggctatttttcaatgactttgcaaatgctggctattttttaattatcagtccaaaaactggctagcccgtactATTTTTACAATAAATTACTGCACTCTTTAGTTGTATCTGAAGATAATTAAGAGCAAGTTGAGCCCATATATTTGTAATGATTTTTCGATAAAACATCTATTTACTTTGGCTTACTATATTTTCGGAAGGAATTATAGTTATGTCACATAATTCATTTAATGAATGATTTtatataattaagaaaaatacttaGATTTTAAAATTCTACTCTCTCTATCTCAATTTACGTGTCATACTTCCCTTTCTAATATGTCCCACCATAATGAATGTCATACTtccttatttaaaaataatttaattttaatttttctaatttaCTCTTAAGAAGATAACTTATAGTTGCATAAACGTCTTAttaaaaatcttttttctttcttaaactttgtgctcAATTAAACACCGCCAATAAGTTAGGCGAGAAAGAGTAAATATTAGTGTTTCttacaaataaagaaagatttaataagcaaaaattttagttgattttaaagtcctaaaatattaaaaaataataaaataataattttgttcaAGGTAAAATATATGTTTAAAAGATATAAAAATTGATCAAATATATTTAGTGTTGaagtttcattaaaaaaaattacaaaattttaattgttactctttaaaaataaattttacactgGATAAAATTGTATTAATATCCTAAAGTGTAATATATAaggtattataattatattaattaattttaaaatattaaatattaggacttcttGCCttgttcaaataaggaaaatttaTATAGAAATATGTTGGAAGATTTCCTTAAAACTAACTTAAATTTCTTATTAATTACATTACAAATTTTTGCTATTAATTTCAATATATAAATTAGAGTATCTTATATACCCTTCATTTATCCAGTATTCTAATTGAGCTTTTGATTTAATACAAGTATATATTACAACACGTAAAAAACTTAAAGTATATTGTAGTATTTGTTATTACTACAAACTATTAAagtattattttcttctttttggaaaaCAGGAAATATTACATAATATTAAGTGTCATTACAAAAGGAGGTCCTCATTGGACTAGGTTCTAAAGTTCATGGAGAACTACAAActatattattttcaaatataggcATATCTTTTGTAAACTTACTTAAAGATATTTTCTTACTAATGTGCCTATAAATTTGGTTTAGATTTTTttagtcaacaacaacaacaacaacaacaacaaactcagtagtttcccacaagtggggttcgGGGAGGATAAGatatacgcagccttacccctacctctgGAAGGACAGAGAGGTTGTTTCATATAGACCATCGGCTACGactgaaaaagaaaaggtaattgcaacaagtaggaataacaaCAAGATGAAATAAGATTGAATCTAAGAATACAGTCAAACTCTATGTAGTAATAGCCATCTATGGATAAAAgatatcatactaacactaatgctaGCGAACTGAGTAAGACAAAGAAAAATGCTCGACTACCTACGAACCTTCTACCTTAATCtttgacctccacaccctcctgtcTAGGGCTATGTCCTCAGTCAGCTCTAGTTGCGCCATGTCCCGCCTAATAACCTCTCCCCAggacttcttaggcctacctctacccctctGCTACCCACTGAGGCTAACCGCTTGCACCTTTTAATTGAGGCTTCTatacttctcctcttaacatactcgaaccatctcaacctcgcctCCTACATCTTATCCTCCACATGGGCCTCTCCAACAttttcccgaataacttcattcctaatcttatccaaccgGGTATGCCcactcatccacctcaacatcctcatctcatcTACTTTTAGCTTCTGGTTATGAGAGTTCTTGACCGGCCAACACTCTGCTCCATACAACATTATCGGTCTAACTACaaccttgtagaacttacctttaagtctcaGTGGCATATTCTTATCATACAAGACACCGAAAGCGAGCCTCTACTTCATTCATCCTTCTCCGATACGATgcgtgacatcttcatcaatctccttGTTACCTTGTATTATAGATCCAAGATACTTAAAACTAcctctcttagggatgacttgcgTATCAAGCCTCACCTCTATATCCCCTTCATGGGTACCATTGCTGAACTTACACTCCTAGTAttttgtcttggtcctgctcaacttgaaacccttagactttAGGATCTACCTCCAAACCTCCAGTCTCTCGTTAATACCACCCCGCGTCTCGTCAATTAAAACTATGTCAttagcaaataacatacaccatggcacctcacCTTGAATATGTCTTGTCAATGCGTCCATCACCAAGGAAAATAAGAATAGACTAAGAGCTtatccctgatgcaaccccataaTAACCGAAAAGTGTTCCGAGTCTTCTTCCGCTgccctaacccgagtcttagcttcATCATAAATgttcttaatcaccctaatgtaggctAATGGGACCCCTTTAGCCTCCAAGCATCACCAGAGCACCTCTCTCGGGACTTTGTCATAAGCTTTCTCTAGGTTAATGAACACCATGTGCAATTCCTTCTTCATCTCCCTATACCGCTCCACCGATCTTCTCATAATGTGAATGGCTTCCATAGTAGAACGCCACGGCATGAAACCGAACTGGTTCTCACAAATGGACACACTGGTCCTCACCCtcacttcaaccaccctctcccaaactttcatagtatggcttaACAGTTTAATCCCCCTATAATTATTGCAACTTTGGATATCGCCCTTATTTTTATATAGAGGAaacatcgtactccacctccattcatTAGACATCTTTTTCGTCCTAAAAATGACATTGAACagcctagtgagccactccaaacTTGCCTTACCCGcattcttccaaaattccacagGTATTTCATATGGCCTGGTAGCTTTACCCTTGtgcatcttacgcatagccccctcgACCTACTTTACTCTTATACCCAAAATCCCGGCACATCTCGGAGTGCTCCCAGTCGCCCAACACAATGTCCCTATCACCCTCTTCGTTCAGGAGTTTATGGAAATATGTTTGCCATCTTCGTCTAATATGAGCCCCTTCTATCAAAACTCTACCTTCCTCATCTTTGATACACTTAACTTGATCCAGATCATGGGCCTTCCTCTCGCTTACCTTGGCCAGCCTGTATAGTTTCATATGTGTCCTGAGACCTATAATTTAAACCCATCAGCATCTCGAGCCTTCGAACCCACCCatctagtctcctggacacaagcTATGTTGATCTTCCTCTTCTAGAGGATCTTTGATAACTCTATAGATTTCCCTGTCAAAGTTCCTATGTTCCAGGACCCTAAGTTCTTCATACAAATGCCCAAATGCCGCAGTCTTAGCCGCAATAACCGCTAACTTCGCCTCCTTCTTAGCCCTCCTATACCCCTCCATGTTCATCCTCTTCGCCTCCTCATCCATGCTCTCTATAAGCGTCAAGTACGCCGCTTGCTTGGCTTCCACTTTATCTTGTACCTCCTCACTCCACCACCAGTCACCTTTGTGGCCGCCAAAGAAACccttcgagacccctaacactTCTCTCGCAACTACTCTAATACACTTCGCTGTCGTGGTCCACATACAGCCCGCGTCCCTATTGCTCTTCCATGCTCCCACAGCCAACAACTTCCCCCTAACTCATGTGCTTTATCACTAGTCAAAGCACCCCTCCTGATACTGGGTTGACCATACACGACCCTCTTCATCCTCTTCCTCACGATCTCTTAGTCCATCACCAATAATCTATACTGAGTCATGATATTCTCGCTTGGTATAACCTTGCAATCCATGCACAGACTCCTATTGCACTTCTGGAGGAGTAGATAATCAATTTGAGTCTTGGAcaacaaactccggaatgtaacCAAGTGCTTCTCCCTTTTTTGTAAAACACGAGTTGGCAATCACCAAATCAAAGGCTTTAGCATAGTCCAATAACGaagtacctcctccgttcctaACTCCAAAGCCAAAGCCGCTATGTACGCCGTCATACCCCCCAGATGTCGCCCTAATgtgaccattgaaatcccctcctatgaataacttCTCGGTGAGAGGAATGCCATGTACCAACCTGTCAAATTCTTCCCAGAAGCGCCTCTTAATTTCCTCGTCCAAACCCACTTAATGCGCGTAGCACTAATCATATTTAAAGTAGACCCTCCCACAACCAGCTTAATAGCCATCAGCATGTCGTTCACCCTCCTAACTTCTATCACTAGCTCCGTAAGATCCCTGTCAACTAAGATACCTACCCCATTCTTATCCCTCTCGCGTCCTGAGACCCACAATTTAAACCCATCAGCATCTCGAGCCTTCAAACCCACACatctagtctcctggacacaagcTATGTTGATCTTCCTCTTCTGGAGGATCTTCGCTAACTCTATAGACTTCCCTGTCAAATTTTCTATGTTCCAGGACCCCACTCTTAGCCTAGAGACTCCCTTGCCCCCTTTGTCCCCCCTCCCCACCCCATCTGAGGACATGAACTTATTCCACCATCACTCACCCCAACCACTATAATATACTGAAAATTACGCGAGAATTGTCGCTAAAACAGACAAAGGATTAAAATAAAGGAGGCAGGTCTAACACTTACTACTCTAACCACTAGAAATGCGTACAGATAAGACAAACAGACAAGCAAGAATTAAACTAGTGATAACAATAGATATCTAAAAGAAGGCTAACAGAACATTTACTAAGAAATAAAATTACAGTCTTTAAATCCCTAAACAGTTACTAGCAATAAAAATATCCAAGAGATGCACTAAATAATTATATTCAATCAAGAATTAGGCTTAAACTAACGTAAACTAATTAGATACTAACAAGGGAAGACAGAGATATTAAATAAAGaacaggaggtaccaactcccgattAGTGTGAAACCTGGGTGAATCATCGTAAATGTCAAGGTCGCGCTGTCGTAGTAACCTTAGTCAATTTTCCGCTGCCTCTAACCAATTTTGATGTCCGCCGCATGCTCTGATCCAGTAGTCCTGCAAAAACAGAAGGAGGGAACCAACCAAAGGGGAAAAAAGGGGAGGAAGAACAGAGGTATGCGAAGAAAAACCCAAATAACAATTCACTAAAAAGATTGCAACTTTAAATTTAGAaggaaaatgtcacgacccaaaatccactaaaggtcgtgatggtgcctaacgctGCCGTCAAGCAAGCCAgcggtgattgatcaacttaattactcattttagtattttgaaatcataatttttattaattaaatagtatgaaattgaatttacagagtaaatgataatatttacacgaactacaataatgaacaaccagtaggaacccccaaaacccggtatcacaagtgcatgagtattttctaagtagtacaataataata
This DNA window, taken from Nicotiana tabacum cultivar K326 chromosome 4, ASM71507v2, whole genome shotgun sequence, encodes the following:
- the LOC107802651 gene encoding uncharacterized protein LOC107802651, with product MSSDGVGRGDKGGKGVSRLRVGSWNIENLTGKSIELAKILQKRKINIACVQETRCVGLKARDADGFKLWVSGRERDKNGVGILVDRDLTELVIEVRRVNDMLMAIKLVVGGSTLNMISATRIKWVWTRKLRGASGKNLTGGDFNGHIRATSGGYDGVHSGFGFGVRNGGGTSLLDYAKAFDLVIANSCFTKKGEALGYIPEFVVQDSN
- the LOC142179933 gene encoding uncharacterized protein LOC142179933, with protein sequence MWTTTAKCIRVVAREVLGVSKGFFGGHKGDWWWSEEVQDKVEAKQAAYLTLIESMDEEAKRMNMEGYRRAKKEAKLAVIAAKTAAFGHLYEELRVLEHRNFDREIYRVIKDPLEEEDQHSLCPGD